GTCATTAATAAACGGTATTCTTTCTCAAGAAGAGACTCCGTTACTCATCGCTCTTGTTTTGTTCTTTGCGATATTAGCTAGTGCTTTATATATCGTATTCAAGCGTACGGACCGACTGATGATCGATATGTTCGGGACATTATCGGCGATTGTACTGCTGAATATTATTACCCAGCTCAATATTTCAAGTGAATTGTCATTGCTTCTGATGATTGTTGTGGCATTTGGCGGACTGGTCGTTGCGGTGAAGCATGCGATTTTATTCATGAAATGGGTTAAGGGCATTACATTTTCTGTACTCGCCTTTTTCGTTCTAATGTTTTATGAAGTGGAGCCATTCTTCTCGTTGAGGCATTTGAACATTGTTCTTGTTATTGCAATGCTTGCCGTTCTTTATAAGGTTCTGCTTCAGTATAAGGCTGCACCGGTTGAAGAGAAAAAGAGGCTTTTCAAATTGGAAGATATTTATCCGTGCCTATTATATTTAATTGCCTTGCTTTATGTTTGGAAACTGGATTGGGCGTATATGCCGCAGCATTATACAACGTTTTTAGCATATGGTGTAATTGCGTTTGCCTTTGCCGCTGTTTTAGTCGTCAAACGCGAAATCGTCGGCAAATTTTTACCTTGGCTTGCTTTTGGCGTTTACGTGTTTGCGGGACTTGTTTTACTTTCGACTGTGTGGGTTGACGATCAGGCAGTTCTTGTCGCCCTTATCGTCCGCATTTTATACTTTGCTATACTGTGGGCAATTGTTGCAGATGCTTGGGAACAAGGTTGGATTTATAAAAATTACACAACGTTTTTCAGCCAAAATACAGAGAAACTCACGATCTCCAGTATGATAATTTCAATTATATGGATTTTCAGTATAACGAATTTCATGAATTTCCATGATCTTCTCAATTGGAGCTCAGCGGTTATTCTAAATACTGTATTCATTTTCATCTTCGCCTGCTTATCGCTGTTCCTTGCAGCGAAACGAAGCTACTCAAATTTGAAAATGGTCGGTATAGGCTTACTGTTCTTCGGGATTATTAAGATGATTTTCTTTGATTTATCCGAGCTCGATATTCTGATTCGTTCGATTTCGTTCATTATTATCGGTGCGATCGGGCTGGTCATTTCAAACAAGCTGCTTGGAAAAGGAAAAGACGAATAATTGTTATATAAAAATAGTCTGAGCGATTTTACTCAGGCTATTTTTTATTACAATTCGTCGAAATAGAAATAGTATTATGTTATATTTAGTGTATTATTACACGAGGTGATTCGATGGATCGAGATTTTATCATACAAATAACATCGGAAAGTTTGAAACTTATCCGCACTGAAAATAATTATACGCAAGATAAAATGGCTGAAATTTTGGGCATTTCGAAAAAGACACTCGTACAAATCGAGAAAGAGCGCACTTATGCAAACTGGACAACGACGATTGCGATTTGTGCCCTATTCCGCCATAGTGAAACATTGCAAAACCGTATTGGCGGTGATCCGATGGAAGTCATTGAACTTACTGCGCATAATGTCATCATTACCCCGCGCGAAAAAACGATGGGCGGGTATGTATGGTGGAAAAACATCGACGAACATAAAAAACACCGTCTTCAGCAAAATCTTTTAAGCAAGCATTACCGCATTTTAGACGACGAAAACTATCGAATCATTAGTACGTTTGAAGAAGAGGTCGTAATGGAAAAGTGGCAAGCGATAAAATCTATTATTTAACTAAAATATTCTGTGACCTCCTGCTGATTGGATTTTCCCCTGTCAGCAGGATTTTTTGATGCCGGGAAGTGATTTATTTCGGTTGAAAATTTCTTATAGTTAATACTCGTAAATAAACTTCCCCTCCCTGAAAATAAACCTCGAATTTCGGGTATGATTTATTAAACAACTTTTTTAAGGATGTGTGTACGATGTGGAAGGAAATTTATGCGGATTTACATATACATATTGGACGTACTTATAAAGGACGGGCAGTCAAAATAACAGGAAGCAAAAACCTGACGCTGACAAATATTTTGGAAACCGCTACATCGAGAAAAGGATTAGATTTAATCGGCATTATCGATTGTCATTCACCAGAAGTAATCGAAGAAGTAGAACAGCTGCTTCATGAACAAAAAGCAACAGAATTAGATGAAGGCGGAATTCGTTATAAAAAGACGACGCTCATTTTAGGAACTGAAATTGAGATTTACGATGCAAATTGTCATGGACCGATCCATGTCCTTTGCTATATACCAACACTTACGAAGATGAAGCAGTTTTCCAATTGGCTACAGCTTCATCAGAAGAACATCCATTTGAGCACACAGCGGACACGATGTGATGGCCGTACACTGCAGGAAAAAGTTCGTGAACTTGACGGTCTGTTTATTCCGGCACATGTATTTACCCCGTTTAAAAGTCTTTTTGGTAAAGGCGTTAAAAGCAGCTTAACGGAAGTTTTCGATCCATCACTCATTGATGGAATTGAACTTGGTTTAAGTTCGGACACAATGATGGTCAAAGGGATCAGTGAGTTGGCCCAATATAGTTTTGTAACTAATTCGGATGCGCATTCTTTAGGAAAGCTTGCCCGTGAATATCAGAAAATCCGGCTAAAGGATGCTAATTTTGAGGAGCTGAGAAAAGCGCTCCATCAAATTGAAGGAAGACAAATCATAGCCAATTACGGACTCAATCCCCTTCTTGGCAAATATCACGAAACGGTATGTGCCAACTGCGGCGAACAATTAATAGAAGAAGGTCATAGCCGTTGTCCTCATTGCGGAAAGGAACAACTGATCAAAGGCGTTGCAAAAAGAATTGTAGAATTAACGGATAACCCGCTACTGGAAATCAGCAGGCCTCCATACATTCATCAAGTTCCGCTCGATTTTATTCCAGGTATTGGTTCTAAAACAATCGAAAAGATGCTGGATGCTTTTGGTACCGAGATGAATATATTGCATGAGGCTTCATTGGATGAACTGAAAAACGTCATTCCCGAAAAACTCGCAGTGATAATCGACCTATCGAGAAAAGGAGAAATTGCCATAACGGGAGGCGGTGGCGGAATTTACGGGAAAATTGATACGAATTAAATCATTTATACCGATTAAACATCGTAATTCTTTCCACTTTTTAAATCATCATATTCGTACACTTTACTAAGTTATAGTATACTTAGTTGATAGAAATTTTATATAAAGGCAGGGTAGGAGCATAATGAAGAAAAAACGTAAATTGGGCATTGGCTTCAAAATTACGAGTGGATATATTATTCTCATAGTATGTTTAATCGTTGCGGCGCTTGTCTTGAATAATCAAATAACAAGTTTACAAAAAGAACGAAACGACATTATTAAATATGATTCTCAAATGCGTATGATGTCAAACAATCTGGAACGACAAATTCTTAATATGGAATCCTCCTTACATCGTTATCTAATTACAGACGATGAAAAGCATTTAGATAAGTTTAATGAAGAAATGGCAACATGGAAAGCTTCCTATGATGAATTAAGCACCATTGTTTATGACTTTTCAAGCGGTCAGGAACAGCTGGAAGTAGTACATAGCGGTATCGATGATTGGATTAACAATATTGGACAGCCTCTAATGAAAGCGATACTTGCTAACGATAATGAAGAAATACTTGCAACGTTCAACGGTGTTGAAAGCAGCTTAGCCATTAGTGAGCTGCAACAAAAATTCACTGCTTTCCGTACTTTTGAAACAGAAGCGATTCAAGAAAAAGTTTCGGAGCTTAATAATCAAAATACAGCATTAACGTATAGTCTTTTTGCGATCTTAACATTAATTGCGACTGTGACAATCGTTATTTTCACAATTATTTCACGTAATATTGCCGGTTCGATCAACGAAGTTACTGAAGCGATTCAGGATATGAATGCTTCAGACGGTAAAGTACGTAAACGTATTACTGCCAAAACGAACGATGAAGTAAAAGATCTCGTACTGGCAACGAATTCACTTCTTACAACATTGGAAAACCGTCAATGGTACCAAACGAACTTGGCCGAAGTTGTAACAGCCTACCAAGGTGTCGATACACTTGATGAATTAGGTGAAGTATTGCTGAAATCATTAACGACTCGTACACATTCGGTGTATGGTGCATTTTACATTCAGGATATTCGCAACCATAACAAATTCAATAAAATTTCTGCTTTTGCGGAAACAGGCGATGATGTTGGTCGTGACAGCTTTGAAGTTGGACAAGGCTTCATCGGTCAAAGTGTAAAAGAGAAACGTGTGTTAAGTTATGACAACAAAGATAATAGCTTCCACTACTTAGAAACATCACTTGGAAATATTCCGATCTCGAACGGTATTATCGTTCCTGTACTTTTCGGTAGAGAAGTCGTAGCTGTTTTTGAATTAGCTTCACTTAAGCCTTATAGCGAACAGCATCGCGAGCTTATTAAAGAGGTTGTTGTACATCTAGGTGTAACGATCAACAGTATTATTGGTCGTATGGAAGTTATTCGTCTATTAAATGAATCACAGGCAATGACAGAAGAATTGCAAGTTCAGTCAGAAGAGCTTCAAACACAATCTGAAGAACTGAAAATGCAAACTGAAGAACTGACAACAATTAATGAACGTTTAGAAGAGCGTACACGTGATGCGGAACAAAAAACACATGAACTGGAAAAAGTACAGGTAGAGTTAAGACAAAGTGCTGAACAGCTGCGTCAAAGCTCGAACTACAAATCAGAGTTCCTTGCGAATATGTCTCACGAATTGCGTACACCGCTTAACAGTATTTTAATCTTGTCTGAAATGCTTGCCGAAAACCATGAACAACATCTATCTGAAGATGAGCTGGAATATGCAAAAGTTATCCATGATTCGGGTGAAGATTTACTGAACCTGATTAATGACATTCTGGATTTATCGAAAGTAGAAGCCGGAAAAATGGATTTATGGTTCAGAGAAATGGATGTATATGAAATTCCACAGCATATTCAAAATCTATTCCTGCCGGTAGCAAATCAAAAAGGCTTGGAATTATCTGTTGATGTTGCAAATGATCTTGCGGAAATATTCCATACGGATGTGAAGCGATTCCATCAAATCCTAAATAACCTGCTTTCCAACGCATTGAAGTTTACGGAGGAAGGTTCGGTAACAGTGAAGGTGGATAAAGCACATATAACACCTGCCATGAGACAGCTAAGCGATACATGGATTACAGTTAGTGTGACAGATACCGGTATTGGTATTCCGAAAAATAAACAAAATATTGTATTTGAATCGTTCCAGCAAGCTGACGGTGCCACTGTTCGTAAATATGGCGGTACAGGCTTAGGTTTATCGATTTGCCGTGAAGTTACTAAACTTCTTGGTGGTTGGATTACTTTAACAAGTACTGAAGGCCAAGGTAGTACGTTTACAGTGTACTTGCCAAGCTTACCAGACGGAAATGCAGTTCAATCGAGCATCTCTGAACAGGAAGCAGTTTATACAGATGCCACTCCAGCACTTCCAATGGGTGTATCTAAATCGATATTTGATGAGAAGCATATTTTGATTGTTGATGATGATTACCGTAATATTTATGCGCTTCGTCAGGCATTGGAGCATAAAGGTGTTCACATTATAGAAGCGACTAACGGTGTAGAATGCTTGAATATTTTACAGACGGCAACACGCGTTGATGCTGTTCTGATGGATATTATGATGCCTGAAATGGACGGATATGAAACGATGGAGCGTATCCGCAAAGATTTACAATTACATGAGCTGCCGATTATTGCATTAACAGCAAAAGCGATGAAGCAAGACCAAGACAGAGCATTTGAAGCAGGGGCTTCCGATTATATTAGTAAGCCTTTAAACTTGGAACAACTATTCTCCGTACTAACGGTATGGCTCACAAGTGGGGAAAGTTTACGAAATGTATAGAAAGAAGTTAGAAGTACGATTATTATTGGAAGCAGTTTACACATTATCGGGATATGATTTTCGAAAGTATAATCAACAATCTATATTGCGACGCATTGAACATCGCATGAGACTCAATAATTTTTCATCAATATCACAATTAACCGAATCGATTATATATGATAAAGAGTTGTTAAAAGTATTGCTGAACGATTTTTCAATTAATGTAACTGAAATGTTTCGGGACCCCTCATTCTTTAGGGCGTTCCGGGAAGAGATCATTCCACAGTTGAAACAGCTTGATAAAATACGGATATGGCATGCAGGCTGTGCAACAGGCGAAGAAGTTTATTCAATGGCCATCCTGCTGCAGGAAGAAGGTCTGTTGGATCGTACGATGATGTATGCGACAGATATGAACGAAGATGTGCTGAAAAAAGCAGAGCAAGGTGCCTTCCCTCTTCATAAAATGCAAGCCTATACGAAAAACTATATTTTAGCCGGCGGTACAGAAAGCTTTTCCCAATACTATAAAACGGATGACAGCTTCGCCACGTTTCAACCTTATTTAAGCGAAAACATCATGTTTGCCCAGCATAATCTGGCAACGGATAAATCGTTCCAGGAATTTGATATTATCATTTGCCGCAATGTGCTCATTTATTTTACACCTGAGCTGCAGCATGAAGTGCATCACCTCTTTTATGATAGCTTAGCAAGAAACGGATATCTTGGCTTAGGAGATAAAGAAACATTGCAGTTTACTCCACTCGTATCCAAATACCGCACCGTTAATGGAACGGAGCGTATCTATCAAAAGAGATTTTAACAACTATATTTGAATATGTAAGAAATGAAAAATGGTACATCTATTATGGATGTGCCATTTTTTATTTTGGATAAACAGCAAAAAACTCAATTTTTCTACGAGAGAAAAATTGAGTTCTTATATTTAAATTCAGCTTATTAACTGTTGGCACGTAATAATAATACACACATATCATCCGGTTGATTATGCTGCTGTTCATTCTTCAATAAGTAGTCAATTGGTGAAGTTTCCGTCGACCAGTGGTTACTCGCAATTTTACATAACTCTTTATCAGATTCCAGCTCACATGGACCCATTGCTTCCAAAACACCGTCTGTAAAGAGGACAATTTGGATCGACGAATTATATGGAATAATCGCCTTTTCAATTTTAATATCTTCAACAAAACCTACCGCATAGCTCGTCGGCGTAATCGGTACAGTCTTTTCACCATCAACCAAAGCATAGCCTTTTGGATGACCTGCATTGACGTATTCCACTGTCTTTTTCTTCGTATCAATAATAAAATACACACCTGTGAAATAATACAATATATTTTCTTTTTCATTTTGCAGTAAATTCATATAACGATTCAACTCTGCAATAACTCGTTCAGGGTCGGTCAGCTTTTTAATAGCCTCACGCAAAACAGATGAAATATACATACAAACAAGCGATGCCGACACACCATGCCCCATCATATCCAATAACATGACAGCATAGCGATCTTCATCAAGCTTGTCCCAATAATATAAATCTCCTGCTAAATTTGATGATGGTAAATAAGAAGCGGTAATCGAAATATTCGGTTCATGAACTGGTGGGCTTAAAAGACTTTGTTGGACACGGGCTGCCAGATCCAACTCTCTTTGAATAATCTTTTCCTGATTTGTATGCCAGTCCAGTTCTTTTTTCAACCTTTTCCCAACACGTATACGGGCTAATAATTCTATTCGATTAATAGGTTTCGTTATGTAATCAATGCCGCCAACATCTAAAGCTTCCGACAACTTCACCTTATCTTCCAGTGCCGTGACGAAAATTACCTGGATATCTTTCCATTGAGGATTTTGTTTTAAAATACGACAAGCTTCAATTCCATCCATCTCTGGCATCATAACATCCAATAAAATAACATTAATATCATAGCACTTAGGAGCATTGGATGCATCTAGGTAGTCAAACATTTCTTTTGCAGATTGTACGGAAACAAACTTCTCATAACCATCACTTTTCAATATTTTTTCAATAACAAAGAGGTTAACTTGGTTATCGTCTACAACAAGAATGGTCATTACATCAACTTCTCTCTATTTTTTTAGATAAAGCATAATTCATTGCCCGTTCCACATAATTATACAGAAAACAACAGGTAAAAGAAATGCGGAGGCTTTCTTGTCGCATTTTCAGTCTATAAGTCTTATTAGCTATGTACTATGTATAATATAAGTAACTGATAGACTTGTTACGAAAGCTCCTACCTGTCTCTTTTTCTAAAATAAAAGTAATACGTTTTAACGAAAAATTTGCTATGGATTATCCTCATATATGTTTCCCACAAATAAAGGACGGGTAAACATATAAGTTATGTTTTTTTTTGAGAAATTTTGTATAGAATATTCTTTATTGGGGAAAGCGCTATTAGTCAGGGTAAATAATACGTTAAATCATACTTCTCTATATAATCTTATCTATTGCAATTGTAAGAGTGTACATATTATGATGAGCATAATTATTTAAAGAAAAGGATTCGATTTGATGAAAGAAATTTTGCTAATTCTATTATTACAACTACTTTACGTTCCTTTATTTACACTGCGTACAATTTTTTTAGTAAAAAATATTACAACGCTCGCTTCAATGATCGGAATCGTTGAAATGCTCATCTATGTGTTTGGTCTGTCTCTTGTTTTCAGCGGCGACCAAGGTTTTCTTGCAATGGTCGTTTATGCGGTCGGTTTTGGTCTAGGGATCATTATCGGAACGCGCATTGAGCAAAAACTGGCGATTGGCTATATTTATGTAACGATCAATACGCAAAAACGCAATGAAGAGCTGATCCAAGTTATGAGAAATGAAGGGTTTGCGGTAACGACATACGTTGGAGAAGGCCGTGACAGCCAGCGTTATAAATATGAAATTTTAACGAAACGGAATCGTGAAAAAGAATTATTTATGCTTGTTCAGCATCATGAGCCATCTGCGTTTATCATTTCATATGAACCGAAATCGTTTAAAGGCGGTTTCTTAGTAAAACGAATGAAGCAGCATAAGAAACATAAATAAAAAAGTCCAATGAAGAAAGTGGCAGTATTGCGCTCCCCCCTTCATTGGACTTTTTATATTAGTTCACTTTTTGAGCTGTTACTTTTTCCAGTTCCTGTCCTAAAAACTTCGCAAGCTGCAGCATTGCATACTTCTCTTCTTTTGACTCTGCGTCCGGGTTGTAGTTCGTATTTGTGTTAACATCATACGTAAATACTTCGCCTTTTGCATTGCGGATAAATTCAATGCCCGCTACATCAATTCCACTGTCTTTCAGGAAATTTGCATAGTTTTCAAGCAGCTTTGTTTCGTTGTTTTCGACGATTTCAAATTTTGCACGCTGTTCTTTCGGCTCTTCCCCTACCGGACAGAACAAATCGCCAATTTGGCATACGTCTGCAGGACATAGCTCAAATCCTTCTGATGTATCGACTTGAACTGAGTAGAAATACTCGCCGCCGATAAATTCAACACGTGTGATGTACGATTCAGGTGATTCGATATATTCCTGGATTAGCACAATTCCATCAACAGGCTCTTCGTAGTCCGGTTTAGCCAAATGCTCTTCAAGTGCAGCGATTGAATAGAACAGCTGAACACCCAATCCTTTTCCTGCACGATTATGCTTCGTAATAAACGGTACGATATTCAATGCTTTTGCTGCTTCAACAATTTGCTGTTTTCCAACAGCAGCAATTGTTTTCGGTGTTTTAATTCCGTGCTTTTCCAGTGCCGTATACTGTTTTACTTTACTTAACTCCAAGCGTAATGCATTACTGCCGTTCAATACTTTTCTTCCGTGGAATTCAAGCCAGTCCAGTACTGCTCCTGTCAGTTCAGGTGCGTAACGGTGATCACGCGTATGTGATGAGGCACTCATTCGGTTGTAGAATACGCCTTCTGGTGGGGCTTCAGTTAAGTTGACGATTCCCTCGTCTAAATGCCAAGTTTCATATGGTAAGTTTAATTCTTCTAAACGATTTACTAAGTGACGTGTCCAATCATCATTTTCATGGATTACGTAGATTTTTGCCATCTGTCATTCCTCCGATGTGTTACAAAGCTTTTACACAGAATTTTTCAACTTTAAAGATTATACTTCCATCATACATTAATTCATATGAAATTAGTATGATTTGCTACTTGGTAATTAATAAAATTTCTTTGGAAAATAATAAAAGAACTCCATAGCGTTAACTAAGGAGTTCTTTTAACGTGAATACTCTGCTACTTTGTTGCGTCCTGCCTGTTTGGCTCCGATATAAAGGGCACGGTCGGCGTTGCGTAAAAGTCCTTTCGTTTCATCCGTGTCATCCGGTACATTCGAAACGCCGATGCTCACTGTAATAAATACCAGCTCTTTCTGACCCTCTTCGGCTAAATCGGATTCAATTAAAAATGGTGTTACTTCTACACATTGACGAATTTCTTCACCTAATTGGACTGCTTCTTCCTTCGTCATATGCGGTAGGAGCATGACAAACTCTTCTCCCCCATACCTTGCCAAAACCGCTTCTTCCGGAACAAAGTTTTCCAGCAGCTTCGCAAAATTTTGAAGGATGAGATTCCCTGCATGATGGCCATACGTGTCATTAATTCGTTTGAAATAATCGATATCCATCATTAACAATGAAAACTGCAAATGCGGGTTCGCTTTAATCCGCTCCTGTTCCATCACTAGCCTTTTATCTAAATAATGATAATTATATAAACCTGTTAATGCACATGTCTCACTTTTCTCAACTGCCGCGCTGAAATATTTCGCTTTTTCCAGAGACACCGCAAAATACGTCGACAGTAAGTGAACGATATCCATCTGGTACTTTTCGAAAGCGTTCTTTTTACGTGCCGTTAAAATCAGCGTTCCTTCCGTCTTTTGATTACGGTGTATAGGAACTATCATGACACTATTCATATCGAAAGGAATAAAATCCGGAGCATCTTTTTCCCATTCTTTCGCACTAGAGAACACTTTTTTGTCTTCTGTCTGGAAGCAAATATGAATAAAGGAATCTCGTATTGAATCTGAATCAGCCTGAATTTCGATATCTTTTCCGTCTACTCTTGCACGCAAAATCACATATTTTCCTTGAATATGGTCCACAAGATACATGGCATCATGTGCAAAGAGCTGGCCCACCCGATTCATAAACAGTTCAATAATTTGCTGTGCGCTTAATCGGTCTGCAAGCTCATGACCAAACTCGCTTGCTTTACTGAGCGAATGGTTGACCCGTTCCGAAATATTGTACATTTTTGCAATAAACGTTATCGCAAAAAACGGAATGCCGAGCAGGAAAATCGCCGGTGCTCCTATTTCATTTATCAGAATAACTAATGTGACTGCAAACGGGATCGTAATAGTCGCACTGCCATAATCCCATAATATATGTTCACTGAAATACTTTTCGTTTTCTCCTGTAAAACGGTCACGCACATACAAAATCGTATGATTGATAAACAAATGCAATCCGACAAATACTGTTCCGTAAAGCAGTAAATGCGTTAAATTCGAATTCCCTACTTCAAACCCTGCTAAATGCACAATGCCAGCAGCGAAAAACGATGTATAGGCAAACATCCACGAAGTAAAAATAATGCGGTAA
Above is a window of Solibacillus isronensis DNA encoding:
- a CDS encoding ATP-grasp domain-containing protein, encoding MAKIYVIHENDDWTRHLVNRLEELNLPYETWHLDEGIVNLTEAPPEGVFYNRMSASSHTRDHRYAPELTGAVLDWLEFHGRKVLNGSNALRLELSKVKQYTALEKHGIKTPKTIAAVGKQQIVEAAKALNIVPFITKHNRAGKGLGVQLFYSIAALEEHLAKPDYEEPVDGIVLIQEYIESPESYITRVEFIGGEYFYSVQVDTSEGFELCPADVCQIGDLFCPVGEEPKEQRAKFEIVENNETKLLENYANFLKDSGIDVAGIEFIRNAKGEVFTYDVNTNTNYNPDAESKEEKYAMLQLAKFLGQELEKVTAQKVN
- a CDS encoding SpoIIE family protein phosphatase — encoded protein: MTILVVDDNQVNLFVIEKILKSDGYEKFVSVQSAKEMFDYLDASNAPKCYDINVILLDVMMPEMDGIEACRILKQNPQWKDIQVIFVTALEDKVKLSEALDVGGIDYITKPINRIELLARIRVGKRLKKELDWHTNQEKIIQRELDLAARVQQSLLSPPVHEPNISITASYLPSSNLAGDLYYWDKLDEDRYAVMLLDMMGHGVSASLVCMYISSVLREAIKKLTDPERVIAELNRYMNLLQNEKENILYYFTGVYFIIDTKKKTVEYVNAGHPKGYALVDGEKTVPITPTSYAVGFVEDIKIEKAIIPYNSSIQIVLFTDGVLEAMGPCELESDKELCKIASNHWSTETSPIDYLLKNEQQHNQPDDMCVLLLRANS
- a CDS encoding endonuclease Q family protein, translated to MWKEIYADLHIHIGRTYKGRAVKITGSKNLTLTNILETATSRKGLDLIGIIDCHSPEVIEEVEQLLHEQKATELDEGGIRYKKTTLILGTEIEIYDANCHGPIHVLCYIPTLTKMKQFSNWLQLHQKNIHLSTQRTRCDGRTLQEKVRELDGLFIPAHVFTPFKSLFGKGVKSSLTEVFDPSLIDGIELGLSSDTMMVKGISELAQYSFVTNSDAHSLGKLAREYQKIRLKDANFEELRKALHQIEGRQIIANYGLNPLLGKYHETVCANCGEQLIEEGHSRCPHCGKEQLIKGVAKRIVELTDNPLLEISRPPYIHQVPLDFIPGIGSKTIEKMLDAFGTEMNILHEASLDELKNVIPEKLAVIIDLSRKGEIAITGGGGGIYGKIDTN
- a CDS encoding DUF2179 domain-containing protein, with the protein product MKEILLILLLQLLYVPLFTLRTIFLVKNITTLASMIGIVEMLIYVFGLSLVFSGDQGFLAMVVYAVGFGLGIIIGTRIEQKLAIGYIYVTINTQKRNEELIQVMRNEGFAVTTYVGEGRDSQRYKYEILTKRNREKELFMLVQHHEPSAFIISYEPKSFKGGFLVKRMKQHKKHK
- a CDS encoding ATP-binding protein; the encoded protein is MKKKRKLGIGFKITSGYIILIVCLIVAALVLNNQITSLQKERNDIIKYDSQMRMMSNNLERQILNMESSLHRYLITDDEKHLDKFNEEMATWKASYDELSTIVYDFSSGQEQLEVVHSGIDDWINNIGQPLMKAILANDNEEILATFNGVESSLAISELQQKFTAFRTFETEAIQEKVSELNNQNTALTYSLFAILTLIATVTIVIFTIISRNIAGSINEVTEAIQDMNASDGKVRKRITAKTNDEVKDLVLATNSLLTTLENRQWYQTNLAEVVTAYQGVDTLDELGEVLLKSLTTRTHSVYGAFYIQDIRNHNKFNKISAFAETGDDVGRDSFEVGQGFIGQSVKEKRVLSYDNKDNSFHYLETSLGNIPISNGIIVPVLFGREVVAVFELASLKPYSEQHRELIKEVVVHLGVTINSIIGRMEVIRLLNESQAMTEELQVQSEELQTQSEELKMQTEELTTINERLEERTRDAEQKTHELEKVQVELRQSAEQLRQSSNYKSEFLANMSHELRTPLNSILILSEMLAENHEQHLSEDELEYAKVIHDSGEDLLNLINDILDLSKVEAGKMDLWFREMDVYEIPQHIQNLFLPVANQKGLELSVDVANDLAEIFHTDVKRFHQILNNLLSNALKFTEEGSVTVKVDKAHITPAMRQLSDTWITVSVTDTGIGIPKNKQNIVFESFQQADGATVRKYGGTGLGLSICREVTKLLGGWITLTSTEGQGSTFTVYLPSLPDGNAVQSSISEQEAVYTDATPALPMGVSKSIFDEKHILIVDDDYRNIYALRQALEHKGVHIIEATNGVECLNILQTATRVDAVLMDIMMPEMDGYETMERIRKDLQLHELPIIALTAKAMKQDQDRAFEAGASDYISKPLNLEQLFSVLTVWLTSGESLRNV
- a CDS encoding DUF2339 domain-containing protein — translated: MERDPEMLERIAALEQEVRSLKTEVQHLKKHVKIEQIVPIKNEPVKPFVRKNLPLPSTVAVPKEDPIPEKEKRSLEELFTRALPRIFTVILVLGVLWGLKLVSDYGFLSDSVKIIAGFVLSIGLGACAYYMEKKEKGSRVVALSLYGGAFIVGILTTAAGAILYDVLSLYVALIFALIYIVYGVFISYVKGNEALTALVVFTSLLLPYLLEYMQFSGIIIGIFVVLLFAVVQVVILKHTQRRALYIGTAFSVLALAVVSIFHDERLVFFAFAIIAVFSLFLLSFLRLYSSNSKLHASLLFTFTVIILSLINGILSQEETPLLIALVLFFAILASALYIVFKRTDRLMIDMFGTLSAIVLLNIITQLNISSELSLLLMIVVAFGGLVVAVKHAILFMKWVKGITFSVLAFFVLMFYEVEPFFSLRHLNIVLVIAMLAVLYKVLLQYKAAPVEEKKRLFKLEDIYPCLLYLIALLYVWKLDWAYMPQHYTTFLAYGVIAFAFAAVLVVKREIVGKFLPWLAFGVYVFAGLVLLSTVWVDDQAVLVALIVRILYFAILWAIVADAWEQGWIYKNYTTFFSQNTEKLTISSMIISIIWIFSITNFMNFHDLLNWSSAVILNTVFIFIFACLSLFLAAKRSYSNLKMVGIGLLFFGIIKMIFFDLSELDILIRSISFIIIGAIGLVISNKLLGKGKDE
- a CDS encoding sensor domain-containing diguanylate cyclase; translation: MEFNRRTKQNVLLLWLATGLPLMYGLYFLFPSQPIDWEIFVYLSIFALITTAIPFQIGNTTIILSQWVTLAAFLLYGVGAEMLIVQLSILPIIYQMRNHKDAFYRIIFTSWMFAYTSFFAAGIVHLAGFEVGNSNLTHLLLYGTVFVGLHLFINHTILYVRDRFTGENEKYFSEHILWDYGSATITIPFAVTLVILINEIGAPAIFLLGIPFFAITFIAKMYNISERVNHSLSKASEFGHELADRLSAQQIIELFMNRVGQLFAHDAMYLVDHIQGKYVILRARVDGKDIEIQADSDSIRDSFIHICFQTEDKKVFSSAKEWEKDAPDFIPFDMNSVMIVPIHRNQKTEGTLILTARKKNAFEKYQMDIVHLLSTYFAVSLEKAKYFSAAVEKSETCALTGLYNYHYLDKRLVMEQERIKANPHLQFSLLMMDIDYFKRINDTYGHHAGNLILQNFAKLLENFVPEEAVLARYGGEEFVMLLPHMTKEEAVQLGEEIRQCVEVTPFLIESDLAEEGQKELVFITVSIGVSNVPDDTDETKGLLRNADRALYIGAKQAGRNKVAEYSR
- a CDS encoding CheR family methyltransferase, with product MYRKKLEVRLLLEAVYTLSGYDFRKYNQQSILRRIEHRMRLNNFSSISQLTESIIYDKELLKVLLNDFSINVTEMFRDPSFFRAFREEIIPQLKQLDKIRIWHAGCATGEEVYSMAILLQEEGLLDRTMMYATDMNEDVLKKAEQGAFPLHKMQAYTKNYILAGGTESFSQYYKTDDSFATFQPYLSENIMFAQHNLATDKSFQEFDIIICRNVLIYFTPELQHEVHHLFYDSLARNGYLGLGDKETLQFTPLVSKYRTVNGTERIYQKRF
- a CDS encoding helix-turn-helix transcriptional regulator — encoded protein: MDRDFIIQITSESLKLIRTENNYTQDKMAEILGISKKTLVQIEKERTYANWTTTIAICALFRHSETLQNRIGGDPMEVIELTAHNVIITPREKTMGGYVWWKNIDEHKKHRLQQNLLSKHYRILDDENYRIISTFEEEVVMEKWQAIKSII